A region from the Altererythrobacter sp. H2 genome encodes:
- the egtB gene encoding ergothioneine biosynthesis protein EgtB, whose amino-acid sequence MAAPGLGQQALAARFRDTRARSLALVAPLSEADATIQSMDDASPAKWHIAHTTWFWETFLLRDHAPGYRLYDERWPFLFNSYYEAEGARLARPRRGMLSRPTVVEIVRWRQHVDEAMEPLLREERLSGLIALGMAHEEQHQELLLTDIKHALFQNPLGAPYVYSSPQPPSLKGRGTLAWHTHPGGIVEIGHNGPGFAFDNEGPRHRALLEPFALADRLVTNGEWDAFIAAGGYADARLWLADGWGWVQAERIAAPLYWREGEHFTLSGWQPRDPHAPVTHVSYYEADAFATWAGFRLPTEFEWEAMAQAHDPASGNQMDEAGPVAPVGSESLFGDGWQFTRSAYLPYPGFRPAAGAVGEYNGKFMSGQVVLRGASCATVRGHSRASYRNFFYPDQRWQFTGVRLAKDMT is encoded by the coding sequence TTGCGCCGCTGTCGGAAGCGGATGCCACGATCCAGTCGATGGACGATGCCTCCCCCGCCAAGTGGCACATCGCGCATACAACCTGGTTCTGGGAAACCTTCCTGCTGCGTGACCATGCGCCCGGCTATCGCCTCTATGACGAGCGCTGGCCGTTCCTGTTCAATTCCTATTACGAGGCTGAAGGTGCGCGGCTGGCGCGGCCCCGGCGCGGGATGCTGTCGCGCCCGACGGTGGTGGAGATTGTCCGCTGGCGGCAGCATGTCGACGAGGCCATGGAACCACTCCTGCGCGAGGAGCGGCTCTCCGGCCTGATCGCGCTGGGCATGGCCCACGAAGAACAGCACCAGGAACTGCTGCTGACCGATATCAAGCACGCGCTGTTCCAGAACCCGCTGGGGGCGCCTTACGTTTACTCCTCTCCCCAACCCCCCTCCCTCAAGGGGAGAGGGACTTTAGCGTGGCACACCCACCCCGGCGGGATCGTCGAGATCGGCCACAACGGGCCCGGCTTTGCGTTCGACAACGAAGGGCCGCGCCATCGCGCCTTGCTGGAGCCGTTCGCACTGGCTGACCGGCTGGTGACCAACGGCGAGTGGGACGCATTTATCGCGGCGGGCGGTTATGCCGACGCGCGCCTGTGGCTGGCTGATGGCTGGGGCTGGGTGCAGGCGGAGCGGATTGCGGCGCCGCTTTACTGGCGCGAGGGCGAGCATTTCACTTTGTCTGGCTGGCAGCCGCGTGATCCCCACGCCCCGGTCACCCACGTTTCCTATTACGAGGCCGATGCCTTTGCCACCTGGGCCGGTTTCCGGTTGCCGACCGAGTTCGAGTGGGAGGCCATGGCACAGGCGCACGATCCCGCCTCAGGCAACCAGATGGACGAGGCAGGCCCGGTGGCGCCGGTCGGCAGCGAGAGCCTGTTCGGCGATGGCTGGCAGTTCACCCGCTCAGCCTACCTCCCCTATCCCGGCTTCCGCCCGGCGGCGGGTGCGGTGGGCGAATACAATGGCAAGTTCATGAGCGGGCAGGTGGTGCTGCGCGGGGCGAGCTGCGCCACGGTGCGCGGGCATTCGCGCGCCAGCTACCGCAATTTCTTCTACCCCGACCAGCGCTGGCAATTCACCGGCGTGCGACTGGCAAAGGATATGACATGA
- the egtD gene encoding L-histidine N(alpha)-methyltransferase yields MSARRAPQRGLALVDLDEQGVDRAFRADVLEGLRQEPKAIPARWFYDERGSQLFEDITRLPEYYPTRAETEILQAQGADFAALVGPGRAVVEFGSGSSVKTPLLLQAIAPAAYVPLDISGDFLRESAAELAAKFPGLPVYPVEADFMRRVALPPEVEAAPKLGFFPGSTIGNMVPFTAVDLLREMRATLGEGSQLLIGFDLVKDTEVLLAAYDDAAGVTAAFNLNLAERINRELDGTIPLDALRHEARWDEKLARIEMHLVASRTITFEVDGEPFVLAEGESIHTENSHKFTRRSLATLLLSGGWTPLDRWTDGAGQFAVVLAEATRPRRAP; encoded by the coding sequence ATGAGCGCGCGCCGAGCCCCCCAACGCGGTCTGGCCCTGGTCGATCTCGACGAACAGGGCGTTGACCGCGCCTTCCGCGCCGATGTGCTGGAAGGGCTGCGACAGGAGCCGAAGGCGATCCCGGCGCGCTGGTTCTATGACGAGCGCGGCTCGCAACTGTTCGAGGATATCACACGGCTTCCAGAGTATTATCCGACGCGGGCCGAAACCGAGATTCTGCAGGCGCAGGGCGCGGATTTCGCCGCACTGGTCGGGCCGGGCCGGGCAGTGGTCGAATTCGGCAGCGGCAGTTCGGTCAAGACCCCGCTGCTGCTCCAGGCGATTGCCCCTGCGGCCTATGTCCCGCTCGACATCTCGGGCGATTTCCTGCGCGAATCGGCGGCCGAACTGGCGGCCAAGTTTCCCGGTCTGCCGGTCTATCCGGTCGAGGCCGATTTCATGCGCCGCGTTGCCTTGCCGCCTGAGGTCGAGGCCGCGCCCAAGCTGGGGTTCTTCCCCGGCTCGACCATTGGCAACATGGTTCCCTTCACTGCGGTCGATCTGCTGCGCGAAATGCGCGCGACGCTGGGCGAAGGCTCGCAGTTGCTGATCGGGTTCGATCTGGTCAAGGATACTGAAGTCCTGCTCGCCGCCTATGATGATGCCGCCGGAGTCACGGCCGCGTTCAATCTCAACCTGGCGGAGCGGATCAACCGCGAGCTTGATGGCACGATCCCGCTCGATGCCCTGCGCCACGAAGCCCGCTGGGACGAGAAACTGGCCCGGATCGAAATGCATCTGGTGGCAAGCCGCACCATCACGTTCGAGGTTGATGGCGAGCCGTTCGTGCTGGCCGAGGGCGAGAGTATCCATACCGAGAACAGCCACAAGTTCACCCGCCGCAGTCTTGCCACCCTGCTGCTTTCCGGGGGATGGACGCCGCTGGACCGGTGGACCGACGGTGCCGGGCAGTTCGCCGTGGTGCTGGCCGAAGCGACCCGCCCGCGCCGCGCACCCTAG
- a CDS encoding retropepsin-like aspartic protease family protein, translating to MDLATIWQSLLGVIGQVPNSGLLLATVAAIMLSWVGSAMVTREVPLGRLVRGGGSLALVAIFVMVMVQVSRFDPRYGMAVPELGLPEQVVEGGETRVPMGRDGHFWITAQVGNEPVTFMVDTGATLTAVSTGTAERIGLEPRTGGIPITLKTANGTISADIGTVEELRFGNVVARGLDTVIVPNLGETNVIGMNLLSRLASWRVEGQTLILVPNNPQPEQDWTGG from the coding sequence ATGGATCTGGCGACAATCTGGCAATCACTCCTAGGCGTGATCGGGCAGGTGCCCAATTCGGGCCTGCTGCTGGCCACGGTGGCGGCGATCATGCTGAGCTGGGTCGGCTCCGCCATGGTCACCCGTGAAGTGCCGCTTGGCCGGCTGGTGCGGGGCGGTGGCTCGCTCGCGCTGGTGGCGATCTTCGTGATGGTGATGGTGCAGGTATCGCGGTTCGATCCGCGTTACGGTATGGCCGTGCCCGAACTCGGCCTGCCGGAACAGGTGGTCGAGGGCGGCGAAACCCGCGTGCCGATGGGCCGTGACGGGCATTTCTGGATCACTGCGCAGGTGGGCAATGAGCCGGTCACCTTCATGGTCGACACCGGGGCGACCCTGACTGCGGTCTCGACCGGAACTGCCGAGCGGATCGGGCTGGAGCCTCGCACTGGCGGCATCCCGATCACCCTCAAGACCGCCAATGGCACGATCTCGGCCGATATCGGGACAGTCGAGGAGCTGCGCTTCGGCAATGTCGTGGCGCGCGGGCTGGATACGGTGATCGTGCCCAACCTGGGCGAAACCAACGTGATCGGGATGAACCTCCTCTCCCGCCTCGCCAGCTGGCGGGTGGAAGGGCAGACGCTGATCCTGGTGCCCAACAACCCGCAGCCGGAGCAGGACTGGACAGGCGGCTAG
- a CDS encoding glutathione S-transferase family protein — MNDIVLYGSPLSPFVRKAAALLEEKGVGYDIEAVDVFNPPEWFVAISPLKRIPVLRDRSIAAEGVDGTIPDSSALCAYIERKHPEPACFGDSPFAHGRALWIEEFADTTLAAAGGLGIFRPLAFPAMQGKPPEVDKAHKTWAEDLPRHYDYLEAELAGRDWLAGASFSIADIAVAVQLMQITLVAEVDFAARWPGLAAHLERCLARGTFDAVYAKAEKFVRRALPERVAL; from the coding sequence ATGAACGACATCGTGCTTTACGGCAGCCCGCTTTCGCCCTTCGTGCGTAAGGCAGCCGCTTTGCTGGAGGAAAAGGGCGTCGGCTATGACATCGAGGCGGTCGACGTGTTCAACCCGCCCGAGTGGTTCGTGGCGATCAGCCCGCTGAAGCGCATTCCCGTGCTACGCGACCGCTCCATCGCGGCCGAGGGTGTGGACGGCACGATCCCCGATTCCTCGGCCCTGTGCGCCTATATCGAGCGCAAGCATCCGGAGCCCGCCTGCTTCGGTGACAGCCCCTTTGCCCATGGCCGCGCGCTGTGGATCGAGGAATTTGCCGATACCACGCTGGCCGCTGCGGGCGGCCTGGGCATCTTCCGTCCGCTGGCCTTCCCGGCGATGCAGGGCAAACCGCCCGAGGTGGACAAGGCGCACAAGACCTGGGCCGAAGACCTGCCGCGCCACTATGATTACCTGGAGGCCGAGCTGGCCGGGCGGGACTGGCTGGCAGGGGCAAGCTTTTCCATCGCAGACATTGCGGTGGCCGTGCAGCTGATGCAGATCACCCTGGTAGCCGAGGTCGACTTCGCAGCGCGCTGGCCGGGCCTTGCGGCCCATCTGGAACGGTGCCTGGCGCGCGGCACCTTCGATGCCGTCTATGCGAAAGCGGAAAAGTTCGTGCGGCGGGCGCTGCCGGAACGGGTGGCGCTCTAG
- a CDS encoding DUF1499 domain-containing protein has translation MTKRARFARIALALSIAMILWFAIAMFGAKLGLWSPITGFATLTMTPALPMLGLTALLGAAALVATLFRAPRTGWVAALVALAIPAAVFAGLGQLRSTAGSVPFIYDVTTNPADAPMFSAALVEEREAEGANALNPFDAPLGQFDKWKGNAEVADKTGAQLIAEGYPDLAPLAVAAEPAAALQAVEAAMTARGFDDVTVDEAAGQVEGTAEVFWYSFLDDVVVRVRAGEQGGSVIDVRSTSRVGTSDLGVNAQRIADLLQGVKERLAEGEAEAG, from the coding sequence ATGACCAAACGCGCCCGCTTCGCCCGTATCGCCCTGGCCCTGTCCATCGCGATGATCCTGTGGTTTGCTATCGCCATGTTCGGTGCCAAGCTCGGCCTGTGGAGCCCGATCACCGGCTTTGCCACGCTGACCATGACCCCGGCCTTGCCCATGTTGGGGCTGACCGCCCTGCTCGGTGCAGCGGCGCTGGTCGCCACCCTGTTTCGTGCGCCGCGCACCGGCTGGGTCGCCGCGCTGGTTGCGCTGGCCATCCCGGCTGCGGTGTTCGCCGGGCTCGGCCAGCTGCGCAGTACGGCGGGCAGCGTGCCGTTCATCTATGACGTGACCACCAATCCGGCCGACGCGCCGATGTTCTCCGCTGCCCTGGTGGAGGAGCGCGAGGCCGAAGGTGCCAATGCACTGAACCCGTTCGACGCCCCGCTCGGCCAGTTCGACAAGTGGAAGGGCAATGCCGAAGTCGCGGACAAGACCGGCGCCCAGCTGATTGCCGAAGGCTATCCCGACCTCGCCCCGCTGGCGGTGGCGGCGGAACCGGCGGCGGCGCTGCAGGCAGTGGAAGCGGCGATGACCGCGCGCGGGTTTGATGATGTGACGGTGGACGAGGCAGCCGGCCAGGTCGAAGGCACGGCCGAGGTGTTCTGGTACAGTTTCCTCGACGATGTCGTGGTCCGCGTGCGGGCGGGCGAGCAGGGCGGCAGCGTGATCGACGTGCGCTCCACCTCGCGGGTCGGGACCAGCGATCTCGGCGTCAACGCCCAGCGCATCGCCGACCTGTTGCAGGGTGTGAAGGAACGCCTTGCCGAAGGAGAGGCCGAGGCTGGCTGA
- a CDS encoding MFS transporter has translation MPRAAPPASPDKSRVGVAEKLGYGVGDLANGLYLNFFGFFLLYFFVDLGGLAPAAVGLMLLLTKLVDAVTDPMMGALADRTRTRWGRYRPYLLWGALPLGITGTAVFAAPASLSTGETLVWAYATYTLAMLAYTMVNVPYGGLLGVISPKASERASVAAYRMVFSSLAGIAIGVLGTTLVRELGGGDEARGIFLTMACIAAVGTACILVTFATTRERIPHPAVNGSVLGDMSALVRTGPWLAVAAAAILGVLAIASRAGSALFWFKYVAGDDGAPVLLFLDRVALFYTALALGQVTGVIAGNLLQRRFEKRDLVIAAGALKVIGIVVFYLVPLDAVWWQTLAQLVVGIGFGVLMVLAFAMFTDIAEYVDWKTGLQMTGLVVSASIFAVKAGVAFGSAVPGFLFSATGFVAGVSQSPEALLGIEFAFALVPVMALLPAAIAMLFYRLDRATVAQLETELAARRG, from the coding sequence ATGCCGCGCGCTGCGCCACCCGCTTCACCGGACAAGAGCCGCGTCGGTGTGGCCGAGAAACTGGGCTATGGCGTGGGAGACCTGGCCAACGGGCTCTATCTCAATTTCTTCGGTTTCTTCCTGCTCTACTTCTTCGTCGACCTGGGCGGCCTGGCCCCGGCGGCAGTGGGGCTGATGCTGCTGCTGACCAAGCTGGTCGACGCGGTGACCGATCCGATGATGGGCGCGCTCGCTGACCGGACGCGGACCCGCTGGGGCCGGTATCGCCCTTACCTGCTGTGGGGCGCGCTGCCGCTGGGGATCACCGGCACCGCCGTGTTCGCTGCGCCAGCCAGCCTGAGCACCGGTGAGACGCTGGTCTGGGCCTATGCCACCTACACCCTCGCCATGCTCGCCTACACCATGGTCAACGTGCCTTATGGCGGGCTGCTCGGGGTGATTTCTCCCAAAGCGAGCGAGCGGGCCAGCGTGGCGGCCTACCGGATGGTGTTCTCCTCGCTGGCGGGGATCGCCATCGGCGTGCTCGGCACCACCCTGGTGCGCGAGCTGGGCGGCGGGGACGAGGCGCGCGGAATCTTCCTGACCATGGCCTGCATCGCGGCGGTCGGAACGGCCTGCATCCTGGTGACTTTCGCCACCACGCGAGAACGGATACCCCATCCCGCAGTCAACGGATCGGTGCTGGGAGACATGTCCGCGCTGGTCCGCACCGGGCCATGGCTGGCAGTGGCGGCCGCGGCCATTCTCGGCGTGCTGGCAATCGCCTCGCGCGCGGGCAGCGCGCTGTTCTGGTTCAAGTATGTTGCGGGTGACGATGGCGCGCCGGTGCTGCTGTTCCTAGACCGGGTGGCGCTGTTCTACACCGCGCTGGCACTGGGGCAGGTGACCGGGGTGATTGCTGGCAACCTGCTCCAGCGCCGGTTCGAGAAGCGCGACCTGGTGATCGCTGCCGGTGCGCTCAAGGTGATCGGCATTGTCGTCTTCTACCTCGTTCCGCTCGATGCGGTGTGGTGGCAGACTCTGGCGCAGCTGGTGGTGGGCATCGGCTTCGGGGTGCTGATGGTGCTGGCCTTTGCCATGTTCACCGACATTGCCGAATACGTGGACTGGAAAACCGGCCTGCAGATGACCGGGCTGGTCGTCTCCGCCTCGATCTTCGCGGTCAAGGCGGGGGTGGCGTTCGGCTCGGCGGTGCCGGGCTTCCTGTTCAGCGCCACCGGTTTTGTGGCGGGCGTATCGCAGAGCCCCGAGGCGCTGCTGGGGATCGAGTTCGCCTTCGCACTGGTGCCGGTCATGGCGCTGCTTCCGGCGGCGATCGCCATGCTGTTCTACCGGCTCGACCGGGCGACGGTGGCACAGCTCGAAACAGAACTTGCCGCGCGGCGCGGCTGA
- the yghU gene encoding glutathione-dependent disulfide-bond oxidoreductase: protein MADAVYTPPKIWANDTENGGRFASINRPTAGAREERDLPVGEHPLQLYSLATPNGVKVTIMLEELIEAGHDAEYDAWTVNISQGDQFTSGFVGVNPNSKIPALLDRSGPEPVRLFESGAILIHLAEKFDAFYPTGQTRAEVLSWLFWQVGSAPFIGGGFGHFYAYAPEKYEYPINRYAMETKRLFDVADQRLAQSRFLGGDDYTVADMATFPWLAPFVEGNIYNDATTFLSIHEYENVARWVAEINARPAVRRGRIVNKVWGEENQQLAERHSAADFAGKDI from the coding sequence ATGGCCGACGCCGTCTATACCCCGCCGAAAATCTGGGCCAACGACACCGAGAACGGCGGGCGCTTTGCCAGCATCAACCGCCCCACCGCCGGTGCCCGCGAAGAGCGCGACCTGCCGGTGGGCGAGCACCCGCTGCAGCTCTATTCGCTGGCCACGCCCAACGGGGTCAAGGTCACGATCATGCTGGAGGAGCTGATCGAGGCCGGGCACGATGCGGAGTACGATGCATGGACGGTCAACATCAGCCAGGGTGATCAATTCACCAGCGGCTTTGTCGGCGTGAACCCCAACAGCAAGATCCCCGCCCTGCTCGACCGGAGCGGGCCGGAACCGGTCCGCCTGTTCGAATCGGGCGCGATCCTGATCCACCTGGCCGAGAAATTCGATGCCTTCTATCCCACAGGTCAGACCCGCGCCGAAGTGCTCAGCTGGCTGTTCTGGCAGGTCGGCAGCGCGCCCTTTATCGGCGGCGGATTCGGCCATTTCTACGCCTATGCGCCGGAGAAGTACGAATACCCGATCAACCGCTATGCGATGGAAACCAAGCGCCTGTTCGACGTGGCCGACCAGCGGCTGGCGCAGAGCCGGTTCCTGGGCGGCGACGACTATACCGTGGCCGACATGGCGACCTTCCCCTGGCTCGCCCCGTTCGTGGAAGGCAACATCTACAACGACGCGACCACCTTCCTTTCGATCCATGAATATGAAAACGTTGCCCGCTGGGTGGCCGAGATCAACGCCCGGCCCGCCGTGCGGCGCGGGCGGATCGTGAACAAGGTGTGGGGCGAGGAGAACCAGCAGCTGGCCGAGCGCCATTCGGCCGCCGACTTTGCAGGCAAGGACATCTGA
- a CDS encoding DNA topoisomerase IB: protein MAKPIYVDDSLPGITRKRAGRGWAYYAADGALVTDPAEKRRLNAVALPPAYIDAWFCPAPNGHILATGYDARGRKQYRYHPEFRAAREGEKFDGCARFGALLPLVRKRVEEDLSARSLTCERAVASVIRLLDLGAIRIGNECYARDNRSFGATTLRKRHADVTGRTLRLRYKGKSGQVREVRLTDAALVRVVRRMEDLPGQNLFQYVDDAGDVQAVGSHDVNTYLRETMGQGFTAKNFRTWHGSVIALSCLLDARGEPLSLKEVLASVSERLGNTPAVARRSYIHPAVIDRVGRNPEAEPLALPRATRWLSREERALLALLAEHPTAQDLLAA, encoded by the coding sequence ATGGCAAAGCCGATCTATGTCGACGATAGCCTTCCCGGCATCACACGCAAGCGCGCCGGACGTGGCTGGGCCTATTACGCGGCTGACGGCGCGCTGGTTACCGATCCTGCGGAAAAGCGGCGGCTTAATGCTGTCGCGCTGCCGCCCGCCTATATCGACGCCTGGTTCTGCCCTGCGCCCAATGGCCACATCCTGGCCACGGGGTATGACGCGCGCGGGCGCAAGCAGTACCGGTACCACCCGGAATTCCGCGCCGCCCGCGAAGGCGAGAAGTTTGACGGCTGTGCCCGGTTCGGCGCGCTGCTGCCGCTGGTCCGCAAGCGGGTGGAGGAGGATCTTTCCGCCCGGAGCCTGACCTGCGAACGGGCGGTCGCCAGCGTCATCCGCCTGCTCGACCTCGGCGCGATCCGGATCGGGAACGAATGCTACGCCCGGGACAATCGCAGTTTCGGCGCAACCACCCTGCGCAAGCGGCACGCGGACGTGACCGGCCGGACCTTGCGGCTACGCTACAAGGGCAAGAGCGGGCAGGTGCGCGAAGTGCGGCTGACCGATGCCGCGCTGGTAAGGGTGGTGCGGCGGATGGAGGACCTGCCGGGGCAGAACCTGTTCCAGTATGTCGATGACGCGGGCGATGTGCAGGCGGTCGGCTCGCATGACGTCAACACCTACCTGCGCGAAACCATGGGGCAGGGCTTCACCGCCAAGAACTTTCGCACCTGGCACGGCAGTGTGATCGCGTTGTCGTGCCTGCTGGACGCGCGGGGCGAGCCCCTCTCGCTGAAGGAGGTGCTGGCCAGCGTGTCGGAGCGGCTCGGAAATACCCCGGCGGTGGCGCGGCGCAGCTATATCCACCCGGCAGTGATCGACCGGGTTGGCCGCAATCCTGAAGCGGAGCCGCTGGCGCTGCCCCGCGCCACGCGCTGGCTGTCGCGGGAGGAACGCGCGTTGCTGGCCCTGCTGGCCGAACACCCGACCGCGCAGGATTTGCTTGCAGCCTAG
- a CDS encoding NAD(+) synthase, whose translation MGATHRFYDIHTHGLVRVATATPLLRPADVAYNAQGILAQAREAAARQVDLVLYPELSLSAYAIDDLHLQGALLEAVEAQIAAICAATRDLATVLVIGAPLRRNGRVYNCALALCRGDVLGVVPKSFLPNYREYYEKRWFAHGRHAIGQTIALAGREVPFGTDLLFAHPVIPGFVFGIEICEDFWAPVPPSTRAALAGATVLLNLSASNITIGKADERHLLCRSQSSRAACAYVYSASGHGESTTDLAWDGQGMIYELGDLMAESARFDLVPELCVVDIDCQRILNDRQRMGTFNDGAEADGHPENRYRRIAFDHRPAPGDKGLIRPVRRFPFVPNRQDKLDEDCYEAFNIQVSGLIRRIEATQPKSLVIGISGGLDSTHALIVAAKACDALGLPRSTIRGYTMPGFATSEGTKSNAWRLMEAIGITAGEIDIRPTARLMLENIGHAFADGEPVYDVTFENVQAGLRTDYLFRLSGQHQGWVVGTGDLSELALGWATYGVGDHMSHYNVNAGVPKTLIQYLIRWAAGVGKFDEATSQVLLDVLDTEISPELVPAGADGAIQSTEGTIGPYALNDFFLHHTVRWGHKPSHVAFLAWHAWRDAAEGLWPEGFPEERKGAYDLATIRHWLEKFLWRFFQFSQFKRSAVPNGPKVSAGGALSPRGDWRAPSDAVADVWLAELRDSLP comes from the coding sequence ATGGGCGCGACGCACCGCTTCTACGACATTCATACCCACGGGCTGGTCCGTGTGGCGACAGCCACCCCGCTGCTGCGCCCGGCCGATGTCGCCTACAATGCCCAAGGCATCCTGGCGCAGGCGCGCGAAGCAGCAGCGCGGCAGGTTGACCTGGTGCTGTACCCGGAGCTGTCGCTGTCGGCCTATGCCATCGATGACCTGCACCTGCAGGGCGCCTTGCTCGAGGCAGTGGAGGCGCAGATCGCCGCCATCTGCGCCGCCACCCGCGACCTTGCCACCGTGCTGGTGATCGGCGCGCCGCTGCGCCGGAACGGGCGGGTCTACAACTGCGCCCTGGCGCTGTGCCGGGGCGACGTGCTCGGCGTGGTGCCCAAGAGCTTCCTGCCCAATTACCGCGAATATTACGAGAAGCGCTGGTTCGCCCACGGTCGGCATGCGATCGGCCAGACCATTGCGCTGGCCGGGCGCGAAGTGCCGTTCGGCACCGACCTGCTGTTCGCTCACCCGGTGATCCCCGGCTTCGTGTTCGGGATCGAGATCTGTGAGGATTTCTGGGCCCCGGTGCCCCCCAGCACCCGCGCCGCGCTGGCCGGGGCAACCGTTTTGCTCAACCTCTCCGCTTCCAACATCACCATCGGCAAGGCGGACGAGCGGCACCTGCTGTGCCGGTCGCAGTCCTCGCGCGCGGCCTGTGCCTATGTCTATTCCGCCAGCGGGCATGGCGAGAGCACCACCGACCTCGCGTGGGACGGGCAGGGCATGATCTACGAACTGGGCGACCTCATGGCCGAAAGCGCCCGGTTTGACCTGGTGCCGGAACTGTGCGTGGTCGATATCGACTGCCAACGCATCCTCAATGACCGGCAGCGCATGGGCACCTTCAATGACGGCGCGGAAGCGGACGGGCATCCGGAGAACCGCTATCGCCGGATCGCCTTCGACCACCGCCCCGCGCCGGGCGACAAGGGGCTGATCCGCCCGGTCCGCCGCTTCCCCTTCGTCCCCAACCGGCAGGACAAGCTGGACGAGGATTGCTACGAGGCGTTCAACATCCAGGTCTCGGGCCTGATCCGGCGGATCGAGGCGACCCAGCCGAAGTCGCTGGTGATCGGCATTTCGGGCGGGCTCGATTCGACCCACGCGCTGATCGTCGCGGCCAAGGCCTGCGATGCGCTCGGCCTGCCGCGTAGCACCATTCGCGGCTACACCATGCCCGGCTTTGCCACCTCCGAAGGGACTAAGTCCAATGCCTGGCGGCTGATGGAGGCGATCGGCATCACCGCCGGAGAAATCGACATCAGGCCGACGGCCCGCCTGATGCTCGAAAACATCGGCCATGCCTTTGCCGATGGCGAGCCGGTCTATGACGTGACCTTCGAGAACGTGCAGGCGGGCCTGCGCACCGATTACCTGTTCCGCCTGTCCGGTCAGCACCAGGGCTGGGTGGTCGGCACCGGCGACCTTTCCGAACTGGCGCTGGGCTGGGCAACCTATGGCGTGGGTGACCACATGAGCCACTACAACGTCAACGCCGGGGTGCCCAAGACCCTGATCCAGTACCTGATCCGCTGGGCGGCAGGCGTCGGCAAGTTTGACGAGGCGACCTCGCAGGTTCTGCTCGACGTGCTCGACACCGAGATTTCGCCGGAGCTGGTGCCTGCCGGGGCCGACGGGGCAATCCAGAGCACCGAGGGCACGATCGGGCCCTATGCGCTCAACGACTTCTTCCTTCACCATACCGTGCGCTGGGGGCACAAGCCCAGCCATGTGGCTTTCCTCGCCTGGCACGCCTGGCGTGACGCCGCCGAAGGGCTGTGGCCGGAAGGCTTCCCGGAAGAGCGCAAGGGGGCTTATGACCTGGCCACGATCCGCCACTGGCTGGAGAAATTCCTCTGGCGGTTCTTCCAGTTCAGCCAGTTCAAGCGCAGCGCGGTGCCCAATGGGCCGAAGGTCAGCGCAGGGGGCGCATTGAGCCCGCGGGGTGACTGGCGGGCGCCAAGCGATGCGGTGGCGGACGTCTGGCTGGCCGAATTGCGCGACAGCCTGCCCTGA
- a CDS encoding nitroreductase family protein — MTTRTTNPAILPLIRERWSPRSFDAGAMPQADLEVLLEAAGLAPSAYNIQPWTFLYAHRDDAHWERFLALLVEFNQGWAKEASVLLFAVSKTTMGEGDQVSPSHSHSFDAGAAWQNLALQAAHMGYAAHGMTGVDFARAAAELGVPDDHRVEAAIALGRPAPADRLPEFLRDKEVVSGRKPVAEIMRAGPFA, encoded by the coding sequence ATGACCACCCGCACCACCAATCCCGCCATCCTGCCGCTGATCCGCGAGCGCTGGAGCCCGCGCAGTTTCGATGCCGGCGCGATGCCGCAGGCCGATCTTGAAGTCCTGCTGGAGGCGGCGGGCCTCGCCCCGTCGGCCTACAACATCCAGCCGTGGACCTTCCTCTATGCCCACCGCGATGATGCCCACTGGGAGCGGTTCCTGGCGCTGCTGGTCGAGTTCAATCAGGGCTGGGCGAAGGAGGCTTCGGTGCTGCTGTTCGCGGTCTCCAAGACCACCATGGGCGAAGGCGATCAGGTCTCGCCCAGCCACAGCCACAGCTTCGATGCCGGGGCGGCCTGGCAGAACCTGGCGCTGCAGGCCGCCCACATGGGCTATGCCGCGCACGGGATGACCGGGGTCGACTTCGCCCGCGCCGCGGCAGAGCTTGGCGTGCCGGATGACCACCGCGTCGAAGCCGCCATCGCCCTGGGCCGCCCCGCCCCGGCCGACCGCCTGCCCGAATTCCTGCGCGACAAGGAAGTCGTCTCCGGCCGCAAGCCGGTGGCCGAGATCATGCGCGCGGGGCCTTTCGCCTGA